A window of the Nibribacter ruber genome harbors these coding sequences:
- a CDS encoding nitroreductase family protein — MNPSFQTLQEIIQGRRTTKPPKMNGRFIPDEQIHAILDLADWAPTHGHTEPWRFVVYAREKVQEFCQSHAELYKTHTPADSFKDTTYEKLLHMGNRASHVIVAYMHRGDLPKIPALEEIAATSCAIQNLLLGATALGIATYWGSGGMAYKPAMKEFLHLREEDTVLGVLYLGYAEGPVLSAGKRVVPLAEKVRWM, encoded by the coding sequence ATGAATCCTAGTTTTCAGACGTTACAAGAAATCATCCAAGGCCGGAGAACGACCAAGCCGCCCAAAATGAACGGTCGTTTCATCCCTGATGAACAGATTCATGCTATTTTGGACCTGGCAGATTGGGCACCCACGCACGGGCACACAGAGCCCTGGCGGTTTGTAGTCTATGCCAGAGAGAAAGTGCAGGAGTTTTGTCAATCCCACGCGGAGTTGTATAAGACGCACACCCCAGCAGATAGCTTTAAGGATACCACCTATGAAAAGCTATTGCACATGGGAAATAGGGCCTCGCATGTGATAGTAGCCTACATGCACCGCGGCGATTTGCCCAAGATACCGGCGTTAGAGGAAATTGCGGCCACCTCCTGCGCCATCCAGAACCTGCTCTTAGGTGCTACGGCGCTGGGCATAGCCACTTATTGGGGTTCTGGAGGAATGGCCTATAAGCCAGCCATGAAAGAGTTTCTGCACCTGCGGGAAGAGGACACCGTTCTAGGAGTTTTGTACTTAGGATATGCAGAGGGACCGGTGCTGAGCGCCGGCAAGCGGGTGGTTCCCTTAGCGGAAAAAGTGCGTTGGATGTAA
- a CDS encoding DUF2911 domain-containing protein: protein MKKHIQLACTLVCALAMFLVSTQSSAQIKMPAASPAATVKQAVGLGEVTVEYSRPSMKGRKIMGDIVPFNGKLWRTGANASTKITFSEDVMLEGNKVPAGQYALYTIPGEKEWTVIIHKNLKHWGDGGEEYKQEEDLVRFKVNAKDLDDKVETFTIGFNDLTNNGATLQIMWDKTLIPVKITTDVDAKVMAQIQEKVINGTDVKPAMYAAAANYYSETNKDLKQALAWMKKANEKDPLFYNMHYQAKMQLKLKDYKGAKASAEKSLELSKQAKNADYVAMNEKLLAEIKNK, encoded by the coding sequence ATGAAAAAGCACATTCAATTAGCCTGCACGTTGGTTTGCGCCCTGGCCATGTTTCTGGTAAGCACCCAATCCTCTGCCCAGATTAAAATGCCCGCTGCCAGCCCGGCCGCTACGGTAAAACAAGCGGTTGGCTTGGGAGAGGTGACCGTTGAGTACTCCAGACCCAGCATGAAAGGCCGCAAAATAATGGGCGACATAGTTCCCTTTAATGGCAAGCTTTGGAGAACGGGAGCCAATGCATCCACTAAGATCACCTTCTCTGAAGACGTCATGTTGGAAGGCAACAAAGTGCCGGCCGGTCAATATGCCTTGTATACCATCCCTGGTGAGAAAGAATGGACCGTCATCATTCATAAAAACCTGAAACACTGGGGAGACGGTGGCGAGGAATACAAGCAGGAAGAAGACCTGGTGCGTTTTAAAGTGAACGCCAAAGACCTGGATGACAAAGTAGAGACCTTCACCATTGGTTTCAATGACCTCACCAACAACGGCGCTACCCTGCAAATCATGTGGGACAAAACGCTAATACCAGTTAAAATCACCACAGACGTAGACGCCAAGGTAATGGCCCAGATTCAGGAGAAGGTGATCAACGGCACAGACGTAAAACCCGCCATGTATGCCGCCGCCGCCAACTACTACTCAGAGACCAACAAGGACCTGAAGCAGGCGCTTGCCTGGATGAAGAAAGCCAATGAAAAAGACCCGTTGTTCTACAACATGCACTACCAAGCCAAGATGCAGCTGAAGCTGAAGGACTACAAAGGTGCCAAAGCATCGGCTGAAAAGTCTTTGGAACTGTCTAAGCAGGCTAAGAACGCAGACTACGTGGCCATGAATGAGAAGCTCCTAGCCGAAATCAAAAACAAATAG
- a CDS encoding SusC/RagA family TonB-linked outer membrane protein: MKRLFLILFVMLNVLSISAMAQERTVSGRVTSAADGSALPGVSVVVKGTTNGTSTDADGRYSLSVSGSPTLVFSYLGFNTKEVSAGTGATLNVALAEGARSLNEVVVIGYGTQERREVTGATTQVNAAAIENVPVAGVDQALQGRAAGVQISQNSGTPGGGVTVRVRGSSSISASNQPLYVIDGVPMTTGDYSQLDFGGQSVNALSDLSPSDIESMDILKDASAAAIYGSRAANGVILITTKRGKANKTTINFNAYTGIQNMWKKPGYLNAAQYLQVMREAFINDGYLGEDDPWGPNDFGDFYYGGLDFDAEGVDTDWMDQVTVKDARISNYELSASGGDAKTRYYVSGNYFDQNGIIIGSGYERYSGRLNLDHSYSDKLSFSAGVQLSLSENQRIVSDNTVIGPFANSLAASPVFPVYYPDGTYSYPNYYYTNPVAEGKENDNESKNLRAIGNISARYTLLPRLNLNLKAGADVLNLSERSYTGDNFPGSVGIATQGSATKTSTLVSKRLLEATADYRWEFTPTSYVNLLAGTSVEENDIDRTFVTGQGFPSERFRYLSSATSVNNGSNSITPFALLSYFGRANFNISDRYLLGLNFRADGSTRFGKNNRFGYFPSISVGWRILEESFMPEVAALSELKLRASYGITGNQEIGDFTFLGLFGPASYADRPGIAYSQLENPDLKWEETKQFNIGADLGLFSNRVNVAVDYYIKTTDDLLYNRPIPTQNGLRSYSSNIGSVENKGLEFTLSTVNFTSENKGFTWNTDFNLSFNRNKVLELYQGQDIFYGFGGNSLVLREGEPIGTFYGFKTNGIFSTTQQVVDAGRYVDANQDGNIDTQAGDVNFVDTNGDGFITDDDLTILGNAQPDFVGGFTNTFTYKGFDLTAFLQFSVGNDIANPAMQYQQHLGVYDDNMRDIVEGRWKKEGDVTDIPRATYLDENGNGRSNQDRFIYDGSYARLKNLMLGYTLPSTISQRAKLRSVRIFAQAQNLVTFTDYPGFDPEVNFAGTSNTTIGVDFYTFPQSRTFTFGVNIGL; the protein is encoded by the coding sequence ATGAAAAGACTTTTCCTCATTTTGTTTGTCATGCTCAACGTGTTGAGTATAAGTGCCATGGCGCAGGAAAGAACTGTGTCGGGCAGGGTCACTTCTGCGGCTGACGGCTCTGCGTTGCCGGGCGTAAGCGTAGTAGTAAAAGGGACTACCAATGGGACCAGTACAGACGCAGACGGCCGCTATTCTTTGAGCGTTTCTGGGTCTCCAACGTTGGTTTTCAGTTACCTGGGATTTAATACCAAAGAGGTGAGCGCCGGCACCGGAGCCACCTTAAATGTTGCCCTGGCTGAGGGTGCGCGTAGCTTGAATGAAGTAGTGGTGATTGGATATGGTACCCAGGAGCGCCGCGAGGTAACAGGGGCTACTACCCAGGTAAATGCTGCTGCCATTGAGAACGTGCCCGTTGCGGGTGTGGACCAAGCCCTGCAGGGACGGGCAGCCGGGGTGCAAATCTCGCAGAACTCTGGTACGCCAGGGGGCGGGGTGACCGTGCGGGTGCGTGGTTCTAGCTCTATCTCAGCTAGTAACCAGCCTTTGTACGTGATTGACGGGGTGCCCATGACCACCGGTGACTACTCTCAGTTAGACTTCGGGGGCCAGTCTGTGAACGCACTCTCAGATTTGAGCCCGTCAGACATTGAGTCCATGGACATTTTGAAAGATGCCTCTGCGGCGGCTATCTACGGTTCACGGGCTGCCAACGGGGTAATCCTGATCACTACCAAACGCGGGAAGGCCAACAAAACCACCATCAACTTCAATGCCTATACTGGTATTCAGAACATGTGGAAGAAGCCGGGTTACCTGAATGCAGCCCAGTACCTGCAAGTAATGCGCGAAGCCTTCATCAATGACGGCTATCTTGGCGAAGACGATCCATGGGGACCAAATGATTTCGGCGATTTCTATTACGGAGGACTTGACTTTGATGCCGAAGGCGTAGACACTGACTGGATGGACCAGGTGACCGTGAAAGATGCCCGCATCAGCAACTATGAGCTGTCTGCCAGCGGCGGGGATGCCAAAACCAGGTACTATGTGTCTGGTAACTACTTTGACCAGAACGGTATCATCATAGGCAGCGGCTATGAGCGCTACAGTGGTCGTTTGAACTTGGATCACTCCTACAGTGACAAGTTATCTTTCTCTGCCGGCGTGCAATTAAGTTTGTCTGAAAACCAGCGTATTGTAAGTGACAACACCGTAATTGGGCCGTTTGCCAACTCGCTGGCTGCCTCGCCGGTGTTTCCGGTGTATTACCCAGACGGCACCTACAGCTACCCTAACTACTACTACACCAACCCGGTGGCAGAAGGCAAGGAGAATGACAATGAAAGCAAAAACCTGCGTGCCATTGGTAACATTTCTGCCAGATACACCCTTCTTCCTAGGCTAAACCTGAACCTGAAAGCTGGGGCTGACGTCCTGAACCTTTCTGAGCGCAGCTATACCGGTGACAACTTCCCGGGCAGTGTGGGCATTGCCACCCAGGGTTCGGCTACCAAAACTTCTACGCTGGTAAGCAAGAGACTTTTAGAAGCTACGGCAGATTACCGTTGGGAATTCACGCCAACAAGTTACGTGAACTTATTGGCGGGTACCTCTGTGGAGGAGAATGATATTGACAGAACCTTTGTAACGGGCCAAGGCTTTCCAAGTGAGCGGTTCCGCTACCTGAGCAGTGCCACCAGCGTGAACAATGGCTCTAACTCCATCACGCCATTTGCCTTGTTGTCTTACTTTGGTAGAGCCAACTTTAATATCTCAGACAGGTATTTGCTGGGCTTAAACTTTAGAGCAGACGGTTCAACCCGTTTCGGTAAGAATAACCGCTTCGGTTATTTCCCATCCATCTCTGTTGGTTGGAGAATCCTGGAAGAAAGCTTCATGCCAGAAGTAGCTGCTCTTAGTGAATTGAAACTGCGGGCCAGCTATGGTATCACGGGTAACCAGGAGATTGGAGATTTCACCTTCCTGGGACTGTTTGGCCCTGCCAGCTATGCTGACAGACCGGGTATTGCCTACAGTCAATTAGAAAACCCAGATTTGAAATGGGAAGAAACCAAGCAGTTCAACATTGGTGCTGACCTGGGGCTGTTCTCCAACCGGGTGAACGTTGCGGTAGACTACTACATTAAGACCACAGATGATTTATTGTACAATCGCCCAATTCCTACTCAGAATGGTCTGAGAAGCTATTCTTCCAACATTGGTAGTGTAGAGAACAAAGGCCTTGAATTTACTTTGAGCACCGTCAACTTCACCTCAGAAAACAAAGGCTTTACCTGGAACACAGATTTTAACTTGTCTTTCAACCGAAACAAAGTGTTAGAACTGTACCAGGGCCAGGATATTTTCTACGGGTTTGGCGGTAACTCTTTGGTATTGCGGGAAGGGGAGCCTATTGGAACGTTCTATGGTTTCAAAACCAACGGCATCTTCTCTACTACTCAGCAGGTAGTGGATGCCGGCAGGTATGTAGACGCCAACCAGGACGGGAACATTGACACCCAGGCCGGCGACGTGAACTTTGTAGACACCAACGGAGACGGTTTCATTACAGATGATGACCTGACCATCCTTGGCAACGCCCAACCAGACTTTGTGGGTGGTTTCACCAACACCTTCACTTATAAAGGCTTTGACCTCACCGCTTTCCTGCAATTCTCTGTAGGCAATGACATTGCCAACCCAGCCATGCAGTACCAGCAACACCTGGGTGTGTATGATGACAACATGCGGGACATAGTAGAAGGAAGATGGAAAAAAGAAGGGGACGTGACAGACATTCCACGGGCTACGTACTTAGATGAGAACGGAAACGGCCGTAGCAACCAAGACCGGTTTATTTATGATGGGTCGTATGCCCGTCTAAAAAACCTGATGCTGGGCTATACGTTGCCAAGCACCATCAGCCAGAGAGCCAAACTGCGCAGCGTACGTATTTTTGCACAGGCCCAAAATCTGGTGACGTTCACAGACTATCCAGGCTTTGACCCAGAAGTGAACTTTGCAGGTACTTCTAACACCACCATTGGCGTTGACTTTTACACCTTCCCGCAATCAAGAACCTTCACGTTTGGTGTTAACATCGGACTTTAA
- a CDS encoding S-adenosylmethionine:tRNA ribosyltransferase-isomerase, translating into MSAFHPRQISISDYTYDLPEERIAQFPLEERDQSRLLLYQQGRIADARFTDLPNALPAQSLLVFNNTKVVQARLRFQKATGGMIELFCLEPLEPIREVQQAMQQTQSVVWKCLVGNNKRWREGRLEMPLGPSPESGVLNAERLAPAEEGYAIRFSWTQAERTFAEVLEIAGLLPLPPYMNRDAAPEDQNRYQTVYAAAAGAVAAPTAGLHFTPRVLEQLQQRKHQAAFVTLHVGAGTFKPVKSEVMEHHYMHPEQLSVDREMVEQLLRHLGRPVIAVGTTSMRTLESLYWLGVGLSMGSLPTEEDQLLVPQWLPYDQRTSLSVQEALESIIHYLDQQGLTHLQATTRILIAPGYQFKLCTGLITNFHQPTSTLLLLVAALIGPAWQKVYKHALANNYRFLSYGDSSLLLP; encoded by the coding sequence ATGAGTGCCTTCCATCCCCGTCAGATTTCCATCTCAGACTATACCTATGACCTCCCGGAGGAACGCATAGCCCAGTTTCCGCTGGAGGAAAGGGACCAGTCCCGTCTGTTGCTCTACCAGCAGGGTCGCATTGCAGATGCCCGGTTTACTGATTTGCCCAACGCGTTGCCGGCCCAATCCTTGTTGGTGTTCAACAATACCAAGGTGGTGCAGGCGCGTCTGCGTTTCCAGAAAGCCACGGGTGGCATGATTGAGTTGTTCTGTCTGGAGCCGCTGGAGCCCATCAGAGAAGTGCAGCAAGCCATGCAGCAGACGCAATCTGTGGTCTGGAAATGTTTGGTGGGCAACAACAAGCGCTGGCGCGAAGGCCGTCTGGAAATGCCCCTCGGTCCTTCCCCAGAAAGCGGTGTTCTGAACGCGGAGCGCTTGGCTCCTGCCGAGGAAGGCTATGCCATCCGGTTCTCCTGGACGCAGGCAGAGCGCACCTTCGCGGAGGTGCTGGAAATTGCCGGTCTTCTGCCGCTGCCTCCGTATATGAACCGCGATGCCGCCCCAGAAGACCAGAACCGCTACCAGACCGTGTATGCCGCCGCCGCCGGTGCCGTGGCCGCACCTACCGCCGGCCTGCACTTTACGCCGCGGGTGCTGGAGCAATTGCAACAGCGAAAACACCAAGCGGCGTTTGTGACCCTGCACGTGGGCGCAGGGACATTCAAGCCAGTCAAGTCTGAGGTGATGGAGCACCATTACATGCACCCAGAGCAGCTTTCTGTGGATAGAGAGATGGTAGAGCAGCTACTTCGGCATTTGGGCAGACCCGTCATTGCCGTGGGCACCACTTCCATGCGCACCCTGGAAAGTCTGTATTGGCTGGGCGTAGGCTTGTCTATGGGTTCCCTGCCCACCGAAGAGGATCAGTTACTAGTGCCGCAATGGCTGCCGTATGACCAGCGCACCTCTCTTTCTGTGCAGGAGGCGCTGGAGAGCATTATCCATTATTTAGATCAGCAAGGGCTCACTCACTTACAGGCCACCACCCGTATTTTGATTGCCCCCGGCTACCAGTTCAAGCTCTGCACTGGCCTCATCACCAATTTCCACCAGCCTACCAGCACGCTTTTGCTTTTGGTAGCGGCTCTCATCGGCCCGGCCTGGCAGAAGGTGTACAAGCACGCCCTGGCCAACAACTACCGCTTCTTAAGCTACGGAGACAGCTCTCTGCTACTCCCTTGA
- a CDS encoding DUF2721 domain-containing protein, with amino-acid sequence MEITLTTPALLFPALSLLLLAFTNRFMSLAKLIRDLKHRYQTSHSHLVFGQIQNLRTRLFLIRNMQAMGIASMFSCVLCMFMLYRGWQTAGEIIFGVSLVLLMVSMSLSFREIQISVKALELELSDLEQGEASGPLVLP; translated from the coding sequence ATGGAGATAACGCTCACCACCCCCGCCCTGCTGTTCCCGGCTTTGTCTTTGTTGCTGCTGGCGTTCACCAACCGGTTCATGTCTCTGGCCAAGCTCATCAGGGATTTAAAGCACCGGTACCAGACCTCGCACAGCCATCTGGTGTTCGGACAAATCCAGAACCTGCGTACGCGGCTCTTCTTGATCAGAAACATGCAGGCCATGGGCATTGCCAGCATGTTCTCCTGCGTGCTGTGCATGTTTATGCTGTACAGAGGCTGGCAGACTGCCGGTGAAATCATCTTCGGTGTCAGCCTGGTGCTTTTGATGGTGTCAATGTCCCTCTCCTTCCGGGAAATCCAGATTTCTGTAAAGGCGCTTGAACTAGAATTGAGCGACCTGGAGCAGGGAGAAGCCAGCGGACCGTTGGTGCTTCCTTAA
- a CDS encoding M48 family metallopeptidase, producing the protein MPTYSGTYYDGRSSLGQSVEIILQETGLALYPSSLPEEGAAPSAAFFWEAALLKPNAFRDGPKTVLRYGDYPAQSLEVVSPGFAETIKKAYPEAVFHKNAQPVPKGHRPGLYVLGLLFLAGLALCYLFLLPAVADLLSRQLPKETEISLGEKIYTQLMEKEQVDSVRTRHAQRFLKQLSIKTDYPLQVTVVQDKTVNAFALPGGHLVIYSGLLNKLETPEELAALLGHEYAHVQEKHTLRSLARQLSSYIFLSLLFNDVAGLSGLILENADKLNSLEYSRTLEQEADTKGFFLLKANALNPKGMQRLFERLQEEDSSGSQVPTLLSTHPLTTDRLQHLKELIQQHPYTSAPASAPLQQAWRSLQQR; encoded by the coding sequence ATGCCCACGTATTCTGGCACGTACTATGACGGGCGCTCCTCCCTGGGGCAGTCCGTAGAGATCATCTTACAAGAAACCGGATTGGCGCTGTACCCTTCTTCTCTACCGGAGGAAGGGGCAGCGCCTTCTGCTGCCTTTTTCTGGGAAGCAGCCCTGCTCAAGCCCAACGCCTTCCGGGACGGGCCCAAAACGGTACTCCGGTACGGAGATTATCCGGCACAGTCCTTAGAGGTGGTTTCTCCAGGCTTCGCAGAGACCATAAAGAAAGCGTATCCAGAGGCAGTCTTCCATAAAAACGCCCAGCCGGTTCCCAAGGGACATCGGCCTGGATTGTATGTATTGGGTTTGCTGTTCCTGGCTGGTTTGGCTCTGTGCTATCTCTTTCTGCTGCCTGCCGTGGCTGATCTGCTGTCTAGGCAGTTGCCCAAAGAAACAGAGATTAGCCTGGGTGAGAAGATTTACACCCAACTCATGGAAAAGGAGCAGGTGGATTCTGTACGCACCCGTCATGCCCAGCGGTTTCTGAAGCAGCTTTCCATCAAGACGGACTATCCGTTACAGGTGACGGTGGTGCAAGACAAGACTGTGAATGCGTTTGCCCTGCCGGGCGGCCATCTGGTCATTTACTCGGGACTGCTCAACAAGCTGGAAACCCCTGAAGAACTTGCCGCGCTTTTAGGCCATGAGTACGCCCACGTGCAGGAAAAACATACGCTGCGTTCCCTGGCCCGGCAACTTTCTTCTTACATTTTCCTGTCCCTGCTGTTTAATGACGTGGCCGGGCTTTCAGGTCTTATCCTAGAGAACGCAGACAAGCTAAATTCCTTGGAGTATAGCCGCACGCTGGAGCAAGAAGCAGACACCAAGGGCTTCTTTTTACTCAAGGCCAATGCGCTCAACCCCAAAGGCATGCAACGCTTGTTTGAACGGCTGCAGGAGGAGGATTCTTCCGGTTCTCAGGTACCCACACTCCTGAGTACGCACCCGCTCACCACAGACCGCCTCCAACACCTGAAGGAACTGATCCAACAACACCCTTACACTTCTGCTCCGGCATCTGCTCCATTGCAACAAGCCTGGCGGTCCTTGCAACAGAGATAG
- a CDS encoding YjgN family protein codes for MANYYPSEKNIDLEFQGKGSQLFEIQLANWVLTALTLGLYYPWAKANILRYTYAKTKLSGSSFTFHGTGKEMFIGYLKVMALVVVFYASLFYAAFTQDLDLINYVVYGYLAVLVVLIPMAIHGRMRYRMSRTSWRGIHFGYRGSLKELSLMFYRDIFLTIITLGFYRAWLEVNLRTYIVNNLRMGNVQFHFQGTGAELFMIHLKGMILSGLTLGIYLFWYMRDLHLFYLNNMLLEQNGKYVRLDSTVSGFGYFKLLVGNLLLVMFTLGLGSPWATVRTLKFIINNTDIMGDFDPDSLVQTEEEYKDAVMEDMSDMMDLGWV; via the coding sequence ATGGCAAACTATTACCCTTCAGAGAAAAACATTGATTTAGAATTTCAGGGAAAAGGCTCCCAGTTATTTGAGATCCAGTTGGCCAACTGGGTGCTCACGGCCCTTACCTTAGGTCTCTACTATCCTTGGGCCAAGGCCAATATTCTCCGCTACACTTACGCCAAGACCAAACTGTCTGGCAGTTCCTTTACGTTTCACGGCACTGGCAAGGAGATGTTCATAGGCTACCTGAAGGTAATGGCCTTGGTAGTGGTCTTCTATGCCTCTCTTTTCTATGCCGCATTCACCCAGGACCTGGATTTGATCAACTATGTAGTCTATGGATACCTGGCCGTCTTGGTGGTTTTGATTCCGATGGCTATTCATGGCCGCATGCGGTACAGAATGTCCCGCACGTCCTGGAGAGGCATTCATTTTGGCTATCGTGGCAGTTTGAAAGAGCTTTCTCTTATGTTTTACCGTGACATATTCCTGACCATCATCACCCTGGGCTTTTACCGGGCATGGCTGGAGGTGAATCTGCGCACTTACATTGTCAACAATTTGAGAATGGGCAATGTGCAGTTCCATTTTCAGGGCACGGGCGCAGAATTGTTCATGATTCATCTAAAAGGCATGATCCTGTCTGGCCTTACCCTGGGTATTTACCTCTTCTGGTACATGCGCGATCTGCACTTGTTCTACCTCAACAACATGCTACTGGAGCAGAACGGCAAATATGTAAGGCTGGATTCTACGGTGTCTGGCTTCGGGTATTTTAAACTGTTGGTAGGCAACCTGCTGTTGGTCATGTTCACGTTAGGACTAGGATCACCGTGGGCCACTGTGCGCACGCTTAAATTCATTATCAACAACACAGACATCATGGGTGATTTTGACCCAGACAGCCTGGTACAGACCGAGGAAGAATACAAAGACGCGGTCATGGAAGACATGTCTGACATGATGGACTTAGGCTGGGTATAA
- a CDS encoding RagB/SusD family nutrient uptake outer membrane protein, protein MKKRLYILFISAGLSVFTSCQDVLDVEPTASIEFEGAIIDARSADRALQGVYSAFQAGDYYGLSYLYYQDLYTDNLTFTGTFSTHREVASRNINPTNLQIANTWASIYTAIGRANVVIQEVNALANIEQEEKDRIVGEAHFLRGLAYFDLLKVFGGVPIVTKPTIDVGGIQNQGRSTEAEVYTQIISDLTVAETKLVADDEDVFSGSGWAATALLARVYLQQGNYAQARDKASNVIDNGPFSLEENFGKIFDASGTDNASSESIFELAFNEDDQNALASSSNPAVPGQKFYVSAGLFNLLSSDGGERFGETTLQQGTRRRVVKYDDVVNGSDNVVILRLAEMYLIRAEANARLGAAGAAPSQQVVDDINMIRNRAGVADANPATNAEALTEILKQRRLEFAVEGLRFMDLKRFGQTCAVLNFCPETAETQDNTFRNLWPLPFQQFETNPNLGKQNPGY, encoded by the coding sequence ATGAAAAAGAGACTTTATATACTTTTTATTAGTGCAGGATTGAGTGTTTTCACTTCCTGCCAAGATGTGCTGGACGTAGAGCCTACCGCTAGCATAGAGTTTGAAGGAGCCATCATTGACGCCCGGTCAGCAGACAGAGCGTTGCAAGGAGTCTACAGCGCCTTTCAAGCAGGTGATTATTATGGGTTGTCTTACCTATACTACCAAGACCTGTATACAGATAACCTCACGTTCACAGGTACTTTTAGCACCCACAGAGAAGTAGCCAGCCGTAACATCAATCCTACCAACCTGCAGATTGCCAACACCTGGGCTTCTATTTATACCGCCATTGGCAGAGCCAATGTAGTGATACAGGAAGTGAATGCGCTGGCCAACATTGAGCAGGAGGAAAAGGATAGAATTGTGGGCGAAGCTCATTTCTTGAGGGGCCTGGCTTATTTTGATTTGCTGAAAGTATTTGGAGGCGTCCCGATTGTTACCAAACCCACCATTGATGTAGGAGGTATTCAAAACCAAGGTAGAAGCACTGAGGCGGAGGTGTATACCCAGATTATCTCTGACCTGACTGTGGCAGAAACCAAACTGGTAGCAGATGACGAAGATGTCTTCAGTGGCTCTGGTTGGGCTGCTACAGCGCTCCTGGCTAGAGTATACTTGCAACAAGGCAATTATGCTCAGGCACGGGATAAGGCATCTAACGTGATTGATAACGGTCCCTTTAGTTTAGAAGAAAACTTCGGAAAAATCTTTGATGCTTCTGGTACGGACAATGCCTCTTCTGAGTCAATTTTTGAACTTGCCTTCAATGAAGATGATCAAAACGCACTGGCCAGTTCTTCTAACCCCGCGGTGCCAGGTCAAAAATTCTATGTTTCTGCCGGGCTTTTCAACCTGCTTTCAAGTGATGGGGGGGAGAGATTTGGAGAGACTACCTTGCAGCAGGGTACCCGAAGAAGAGTTGTCAAATATGATGACGTAGTAAATGGCAGTGATAACGTGGTCATCCTGAGGTTAGCCGAAATGTACCTGATCAGAGCCGAAGCCAACGCCCGTCTGGGAGCGGCAGGTGCTGCACCTTCTCAGCAGGTGGTAGATGACATTAATATGATTAGAAACCGTGCTGGGGTAGCAGATGCCAATCCTGCCACCAACGCAGAAGCTTTGACGGAGATTTTAAAACAACGCCGTCTGGAGTTTGCGGTTGAAGGTCTTCGGTTCATGGACTTGAAGCGTTTTGGACAGACCTGTGCCGTCCTTAATTTCTGTCCAGAAACAGCCGAAACGCAAGACAACACCTTCCGGAACTTATGGCCATTGCCATTCCAGCAGTTTGAGACCAACCCTAACTTGGGCAAGCAGAATCCTGGATATTAA